The following proteins come from a genomic window of Sesamum indicum cultivar Zhongzhi No. 13 linkage group LG10, S_indicum_v1.0, whole genome shotgun sequence:
- the LOC105172290 gene encoding phospholipid-transporting ATPase 1: MTSQQRPLLIPSPRTPGQEELPYTPVPGDSLIPISSYPKPTSGMDSNSQIEINENSYQVPGFVRNSSSHRSISSIQSKTSSGHSVREVNLSEMSMRTVRYGSSGTDFGGVSTSYKEINDEDARLVYINDPGRTNEKFEFTGNSIRTSKYSVLTFLPRNLFEQFHRIAYIYFLVIAILNQLPQLAVFGREASILPLAFVLFVTAVKDAYEDYRRHRSDKIENNRLAWVLQDDKFQQKKWKNIRVGEIIKVYGNETLPCDMVLLSTSDTTGVAYVQTTNLDGESNLKTRYAKQETQTKNPEKERITGLIKCEKPNRNIYGFQANMDLDGKRISLGPSNVILRGCELKNTDWAIGVAVYAGRETKAMLNNSGAPSKRSRLESRMNREIIFLSIFLVTLCTIVCICHGVWLRRHKDELDLMQFYRKKDYSEPEVENYEYYGWGMEIFFVFLMSVIVFQVMIPISLYISMELVRVGQAYFMIRDDRMLDKSSNSRFQCRALNINEDLGQIKYVFSDKTGTLTENKMEFQCASIGGIDYSNGKDITDNGQADNLVQADGMVLRPKMKVKVDLELFNLSKRKHTDEGRHIHNFFVALAACNTIVPLTIDTSDPSVKLIEYQGESPDEQALVYAAAAYGFMLIERTSGHIVIEIQGERQRFNVLGLHEFDSDRKRMSVILGCPDKTVKVFVKGADTSMFSVIDKSSNANIVKATEAHLHSYSSKGLRTLVIGTRELSASEFEQWQSSYESASTALMGRAALLRKVANNVENHLNILGASGIEDKLQEGVPEAIESLRMAGIKVWVLTGDKQETAISIGYSSKLLTSRMTQIVINKNSKESCRKSLEDALLLCKKLTTVSHATHGGPTAEVSRLALIIDGTSLVYILDTELEEQLFELASKCAVVLCCRVAPLQKAGIVALIKNRTEDMTLAIGDGANDVSMIQKADVGIGISGQEGRQAVMASDFAMGQFRFLVPLLLVHGHWNYQRMSYMILYNFYRNAVLVLVLFWYVLFTSFTLTTAITDWSSVLYSVIYTSLPTIVVGILDKDLSRTTLLKYPQLYGAGQRQESYNSKLFWVTILDTLWQSIAAFFVPLLAYWESEVDGSSIGDLWTVAVVIMVNIHLAMDVFRWYWITHAAIWGSIIATFICVMIIDAIPVLPGYWAFFEIAGTKLFWVCLLSITVGALLPHFVVKVIVQYSSPSDLQIAREAEKFRSPRELRHTQIEMNPIFYDRRRT; the protein is encoded by the exons ATGACTTCACAACAGCGGCCTTTGTTGATTCCGTCGCCTCGCACCCCAGGTCAAGAAGAGCTTCCTTATACTCCTGTTCCTGGTGATAGTTTGATACCCATTTCCTCTTACCCCAAACCTACTTCTGGAATGGATTCAAATTcccaaattgaaattaatgagAACTCTTATCAAGTTCCTGGTTTTGTGAGGAATTCCTCATCACATCGAAGTATTTCCTCAATTCAGTCTAAGACCTCTAGTGGCCACTCTGTGAGGGAGGTGAACCTTAGTGAGATGAGCATGAGAACCGTGAGATATGGATCTAGCGGTACTGATTTTGGGGGGGTTAGCACCTCCTATAAAGAGATTAATGATGAAGATGCTAGGTTAGTGTATATAAATGATCCTGGGAGAACAAATGAGAAGTTTGAATTCACTGGGAACTCGATCAGGACTTCGAAGTATTCTGTCTTGACCTTTTTGCCCCGGAATTTGTTTGAACAGTTCCATAGAATTGCCTACATTTACTTTCTTGTGATTGCCATTCTCAATCAGCTTCCCCAGCTGGCTGTTTTCGGCCGGGAAGCTTCAATTTTGCCGTTAGCTTTTGTGCTGTTTGTTACAGCCGTTAAGGATGCCTATGAGGACTATAGGCGGCATCGGTCTGACAAGATTGAGAATAACCGGTTAGCATGGGTTTTGCAAGATGATAAGTTTCAGcagaaaaaatggaagaatATACGTGTTGGAGAGATCATTAAGGTTTATGGAAATGAAACCCTTCCCTGTGACATGGTTTTGCTCTCGACAAGTGACACTACTGGAGTCGCCTATGTACAGACTACCAATTTGGATGGGGAATCAAATTTGAAGACGCGATATGCAAAGCAAGAGACCCAAACGAAAAATCCAGAGAAGGAGAGGATTACAGGGCTGATCAAGTGCGAAAAACCCAATAGGAACATTTATGGTTTCCAGGCAAACATGGATCTTGATGGAAAGCGTATTTCCCTCGGACCTTCTAATGTAATCCTACGTGGTTGTGAACTGAAGAACACTGATTGGGCAATTGGTGTTGCAGTTTATGCAGGCAGAGAGACCAAAGCAATGCTCAACAACTCTGGAGCTCCATCCAAGAGAAGCCGTCTTGAGTCCCGTATGAACAGGGAAATaattttcctttcaattttCCTTGTTACACTGTGTACGATCGTCTGCATATGTCATGGTGTTTGGTTGAGGCGCCACAAGGATGAGTTGGATCTCATGCAATTTTACAGGAAAAAGGACTACTCAGAGCCTGAAGTAGAAAACTACGAATATTATGGTTGGGGCATGGAGATATTCTTTGTGTTCCTCATGTCTGTCATTGTCTTCCAAGTTATGATTCCCATTTCACTGTACATATCCATGGAGCTTGTTCGTGTTGGTCAGGCTTATTTTATGATCCGAGATGACCGGATGCTTGATAAATCCTCCAACTCTAGATTCCAGTGTAGGGCATTGAATATAAATGAAGATTTGGGACAgataaaatatgttttctcCGACAAAACTGGTACGCTAACCGAGAACAAGATGGAATTTCAGTGTGCGAGCATTGGGGGAATAGACTATAGCAACGGGAAGGACATTACTGACAATGGGCAAGCAGACAACCTGGTTCAAG CTGATGGGATGGTTTTGAGGCCAAAGATGAAGGTCAAAGTTGATTTGGAGCTTTTCAATTTGTCGAAAAGGAAACACACAGATGAAGGCAGacatattcataatttttttgtggcATTGGCTGCTTGCAACACAATTGTACCTTTAACTATTGATACATCCGATCCTTCTGTTAAACTGATAGAGTATCAAGGAGAGTCTCCTGATGAACAGGCATTGGTCTATGCGGCTGCCGCTTATGGTTTTATGCTTATAGAACGAACATCTGGCCACATAGTTATTGAAATTCAAGGGGAAAGGCAAAG GTTCAATGTCTTGGGCCTGCACGAGTTCGATAGTGATCGGAAGCGGATGTCTGTTATCTTAGGATGCCCAGATAAGACAGTAAAGGTGTTTGTAAAAGGTGCTGATACGTCCATGTTCAGTGTGATAGACAAATCTTCAAATGCGAACATAGTAAAGGCGACAGAAGCTCATCTCCATTCTTACTCCTCAAAGGGTTTGCGAACACTTGTTATTGGAACTCGAGAACTGAGTGCATCTGAATTCGAACAATGGCAGTCATCTTACGAGTCCGCCAGCACAGCCTTGATGGGAAGAGCAGCTTTGCTTCGAAAAGTTGCCAACAATGTAGAAAACCATCTTAACATATTAGGTGCATCTGGGATTGAGGACAAGTTGCAGGAAGGTGTGCCAGAAGCAATTGAGTCTTTAAGAATGGCTGGTATCAAAGTCTGGGTTTTAACTGGAGACAAGCAAGAAACAGCGATTTCAATCGGCTACTCTTCTAAGCTCTTGACGAGTAGGATGACCCAGATAGTGATAAACAAGAATTCTAAGGAATCATGTAGAAAGAGCTTGGAAGATGCTTTGCTACTGTGTAAGAAGCTTACAACTGTTTCACATGCCACTCATGGAGGTCCCACGGCTGAAGTTAGTCGACTTGCTTTAATCATTGATGGAACAAGCCTTGTTTATATTCTCGATACCGAACTCGAGGAACAG CTTTTTGAATTAGCAAGCAAATGTGCTGTGGTATTGTGTTGTCGTGTGGCTCCATTACAAAAAGCTGGAATAGTTGCGCTGATAAAGAATAGAACCGAAGACATGACACTTGCCATTGGTGACG GAGCAAATGATGTTTCAATGATTCAAAAGGCTGATGTTGGTATTGGAATCAGTGGACAAGAGGGTCGGCAGGCTGTCATGGCATCAGATTTCGCAATGGGTCAGTTCAGATTTCTCGTCCCATTATTGTTGGTACATGGACACTGGAATTATCAACGGATGAGCTACATGATATTATACAACTTCTACAGAAATGCTGTTCTTGTTCTGGTCTTGTTCTG GTATGTGCTCTTCACGAGTTTTACATTGACGACTGCGATCACTGACTGGAGCAGTGTTTTGTATTCAGTAATATACACATCTTTGCCCACAATAGTTGTTGGAATTCTTGATAAGGATTTAAGTAGAACTACACTGCTGAAGTATCCTCAACTTTACGGTGCTGGACAAAGACAAGAAAGCTACAACTCGAAATTATTCTGGGTAACAATATTGGATACATTGTGGCAAAGTATAGCTGCCTTTTTTGTGCCTCTCCTTGCTTATTGGGAAAGCGAAGTTGACGGCTCAAGCATAGGAGATCTTTGGACTGTTGCAGTGGTAATAATGGTTAATATTCATTTAGCCATGGACGTATTCAGATGGTATTGGATAACTCATGCGGCAATCTGGGGATCTATAATTGCAACTTTCATTTGTGTCATGATAATTGATGCTATCCCCGTCCTGCCTGGTTACTG GGCCTTCTTCGAAATTGCTGGTACAAAACTGTTCTGGGTATGCTTGCTCAGCATCACTGTGGGTGCACTTCTTCCCCATTTTGTTGTAAAAGTCATTGTACAGTATTCTTCTCCCAGCGATCTTCAGATTGCAAGAGAGGCAGAGAAATTTCGGAGTCCAAGAGAGTTACGACACACACAAATAGAGATGAACCCCATTTTTTATGATCGTCGACGGACATGA